AGGACCACTTTTGAGCACACCGTTCTTCACATCAGCTTTCCCGAAAAATCTGCCAATAAATGACGAACCCCATAACACAGATGATAGGACACGGCTAAGGCAGCAATTGAGACGGTAACTGGGGCAAGTTTTTCTGAATAAAAGAAGAATTGGTAGAAATTGGAATAGGTGAAGCAAATTGAACCCATTTTCAGAGAAAGAAGATACGAGACCAAAAGCGTAGTGGCTAGGAAAGCACCGGAGATCCTATTGGTAATTGAGAGAATCGCAGAAAGCTGTGGCTTATAATCaggaagatgaggagataatggacGAAGGTTTGATTCTCTGGTCTTGCTTGAGAAGCGTAAAAAGTACcatattttaatcttattcttaatgtgtttttagACAATTTATCGATGTAAAATTCACTGGAATGTCAAGGGATGTAGAGAGAAATCGATTCCTATCGACTTTCACGTTCAACACTTGGCTCAGGCTCCTTGCTGGAGACAGAATCAAACACATCTGCAGAGGCCAAAGCCAAGCGAAAAAGTTTTTTCTTGAGGGTGCAAAataactaaatcataattttataatttctgtaaggactaaactgaaaattTACCCTTTTTTGTCCCCTGGCGCCAACCCTTCCGATCTGCACCGTGAAAACCAGAAGGGACAAAATCAGCATCAATTTTagataaccaaaaataaaaatatatcaaaacatatattGTGAGATTTGGACCATGCTTTTTACATCAATATAAATTAACTTTACTACTAAAccgatattttattttaatataatatttaatatttacattttaattttattattcatgCATATTACttacattaattatatattattatttattttaattttaaattaatatctgTTAAATATGTACACGCGTATACatatgataaaaattttatttttaaataaaaaattttagactattaatttcaaaataaaagaaattacaaCAATTACCCAATCCAAGCATGATATATAATAACCTACTATTAAAGTTATCCCCACTTAATGAGAATTTTGGAGGTTATTTCATGATATATAATAACTAATTAGCAATGTATTTTCTTCCTAATGGTGTAAGTAATTGGGtcatatttatttctaatatgtaaaGTGAAAAGAAAAGTAGAGAAGAGAATTATGATATTTGTAAGGGGGAGAGATTCATATGTAAAATTTAAGTGtggttttgtatttttttataattttttatgtgatTAATATTTTTACGTTATATTCCATCTTCAACTcatatagattatacatttcaattttaaaataaatcaagaaaaatgatacatattttaatttttgtggaGCACAGTTTTTAAACTTAATATCATGTTTCATACTTGCATCACCACATGTAAATTGGTTGTTCTTAAAACGTAAAATATTGTTGTGCCGAATACTGAACAAATAACTCAAACACTAAAATATTTTTGGGAAGTGATTGATGGTATTTCCaataataatttgggttttatttaaaattattgacaaaaaggaaacaaaaaaagGTGACAAAATGCAAATGATTTGTTATAAAACCTTATAAGTGGTTACAAACAAGTATAATTGGGAAATGATATGTCTGaaaattgtaaataataataagaataagaaaGCAAGTGAAGCCTTTGGACGTTTGTTTAACGACAAGTAGTAGTAGGCGCAGTTTCATCATTGACAAGGCAAAAAGGATTAGCAtctaaatgaaaaagaaagataaggAATgggaattttctttttcaaataggATTCATCTATCACTGTATTCCGGGGTTGATTCAATATATCTACAAATTTGTTGTTGCAGTGAAATTAACAAGATGATATCATATCTATGAGTTAGATTTTTATTCGATCTGCCCTTGTTCTTCATGATTTCACATTTATTgtgtctttttatttttagctGTAATTATTAAAAATCAGTAGCCATTATATTTTATGCTGAACGTACTATCCTTTTGTCTATAATTACTGGGAGGATTTTCCGCCACCCTCTACAACTTGATATTAGCTAAGCATCGCATTTTGTTTTACATAACACTTGATGAATCTGAGGTTTAATAAttcttattcaatttttttatttgtcgACAACTactttattttaagttttagaacATAAATTTGTCGGTGAAGAAGACATATATGGACCCTCCATTGAATCCTCTTTTATTTTTGTACTTGAAGAAAAAATTTTGATGATAATAGCTTTTTTAGTCAATTgaaaaagtaaactaaaaaaaaaggggAGATAGAACGGTTTTTtactaagatttagggtttaagatttttaattaattaaatttatttaataaaaaatctattcTCATCCCATTAGGAAATTCAAGTTGgaacttaaaatctagttggactgccacgtaggattaccgttagagagataatggaacttaacggaagagtgatcacttcgtaacaaaataatagcatAAGGGactaaacataacatttcaaacataagtgactaaaatgttacctgaaacaaacaaaagtgactatttttatagtttaccctttagTCTGAGTTGGAatgttaatatttataatttctcaTCCTATACCGAATTACAGACTGCATATTCCCGAGGAGTAATTAAGGATGAGTTAATGGTAGGATTGAATTAAAAGATTTTCCGTAATAAAGGGGGAATTAGTACAACAGAAAATTAAGAGTTACCCTACATAAAATAATTGataataggtatatatatatatataatattaaacaGCTGCATTAAGCTTGAATCTTTGGAGACCAACTTTATAACCTAGAGTCTTGGTGTCATGTTGCACTTGCTGTTGGAAATCGGTATAAGTAAAAGGTTTGTATTTAGAACTACAGATCACACTGCCTTTTGCTGGGAACACAAAGTAGCATATGGAGAACCGCTCCGCCAGCTTGTTCGTTCTCACTCTATGTTTCACACTCATGTATTGGTCGTCGCTTATAGCCTATATACAACATATACCCGACAACACGttcaaatcaaaaaccaaaataaaatataaattgaatgaactccatatgcatttaaaaaaaagggggaaaaaataGAGAGATTGATTTTATAGACCTGCAGCATGTCACCAATATTGACAACAAGGGTGCCTGAAATTGGGTTAACCAGTAGCCATTCATTGTCCTTGAGAAATTCCAGTCCCCCAACTTGGTCTTGGTTCACTATGGAAAGCACGGAGCTATCAGTGTGTTCCATCATGCCCCAAGTCTCATCAGCCAAGGACCCTGATGGGTATCGGTAAACACGTATGAATCCAGTGGATTCATCTAAGCTAGACTCGGATTGTTTAGGACCCAGATTCAGATTCTTCACCATTGCTTCGAACAAGGTTGTGGCGATTCTCGAAAGGTGTCTTCCATATTCTTCCAGATAATGCCTAGTCAtatggaaaaaggaaaaagaaaaaaaagagttggACAAAAGTACGCATCCCCCATTATACAAGTTGATCACCTTTTTCATTTAGATTAGCAATACAGGCATACAACGAGTAAACAAAGTGTGGCATGGTCATGTTCATTGTTGAGAGTTCAATAACTGGAATATATGAAGATACCCCATATATATGTATGATGGGAAAAGAATAATTTGCTATCAATAGAAAAGGTAGCTGGCTATTATAAgagttttatttttgtattagtTTTATTCGAATTTCAACATTACATGTAATTTTCAGCCTTTATATCAAACTTTAATCGAtcatccaaataattaaaactcaatagagTAATTAACAAAATCTTAATCCAGTGGTAGTtaaccttttttttcttaaaaaaggaTGGTATGCACAAAAACGATGAAATATAAACTAAAATCCCCAACTTTTCAATAATCAACCCTTTAGGATATTCTACTATATTTATTAACATGAAGCTTCAAATCACATATACTGTTGAGTGAGGTAAATTGATCCATTCAGCCTAGAAAAtcaaaagtttttctttttttgaaagttttctcttttgagtttttcgtaataaaattaaatttaaaaaatcttaataaggtcaaaataagtatttttttcctatttttccatctattttttatataatgacACTGAATAGTATGTgattaaaaaaaccttaaaattttctttatccTTGAATTCCAACTATGCACATGTTCATAGGTTTTCTTTTGCACGTGACTTGCTAAGATTTCTATTTCAACATCCATAAGATAAACTAGAAATGGGACGGACTCATAACTATGATTAGCATTCTCAAGCCTCCACAAATTAAAGAATTGTGTGTGCTTGAAACTTTAATAGCCCACACTCCATACCCTGGAAAGTTTGGTAAACAATTGTTACTAAAAGAAAAACGATGATAGAAACTTATTTTTAAGTCcgttgattaaaattaaaaaaactgacATTCAACATATCTAATAATTCATCATTTGTAATTTCTATATTTGGATGTATTAATTCTTTATACTATATATGTATAATTCTTCAAGTTCCTAGTCTGAGCAATGGTGTATGGAAAATTAAACTAAAGAAACTGAGGTGATTGGTGGTCTATTATTGGTTATTGATACTGCAAGGCAGAGTCGAAAAGTTAATGATGCTGACCTAATAATCTTCTTTTTTTTGCAGAAAATATCTGGGACTGTCCAATCAGTTGGTCACTTCATTAGGGGGGTAGTATATTGCCGACCCATTAGCAATACAAATCAGAGGAAGCCCACCACAAGAAGAGGAACACAGGGAAAGAGGGGGACAGACAAGAAGCAAAATACAAACAGTTACCTGAAATCATGAAGCTTAGGATCTCCGGATTCAAACTGTTGGAGGTGACAGAGTGGAACATTTATGCCTTCCAACCAATTGATATTCAAGGCACCCCTTAGGGCATCCCCAGTTGGGGTCAAGAGGGGGGTGCCCCAAAAGTAAGACAAAGGGTTAGTGAGTAGGGCTTGCTTGGACTCGAAGGATAGAGACAACACCCTCTTCACATGTTCCTCGAGTTTGCTCAAAAGGCTGGGAGGAATCCCATGATTGACCAAACGGAAAATACCCCATTCTTTACAAACCTCTCCAAGCTTTTCCAGGCTAAGACATTCAAGATCCACTAGAGGAATATCAACTGATGATGAAACTTGGGTAGTGTCCCCCATGGAGTTGCTGTTGTTGTTGAGTTCAGCTAGCTGGGGAGGAGTAGAAGCCTTGAGCTGGCGAAAGACTGGAGGGTAAGATTCAAGGTTGCTCATTTCAAGCGttattttctattgtttaatTCATGTTTAACTTAACAACAGCTAAAGGGCaaaagagagaagagaagagGGTCTTTTAGGTTTTGTCCTCTGGGAGAAGTTAAATTTATTCTGCGTACGTACCTAGGGGGCCCATTTCGATTTTTCATGAAGCGTGTCAATCTATGTCCTGCCTCACTTTGTTTTCTTTGGCATTTTAAATTTGCCTGTTTGTGCAGACTGTCTCTTGGTATTGGATCCGATTTTACTCTGGAATTGATATCtcaaatgaaaggaaaaaaaccCTGTTAAGTATTTTTATTcatcgaaattttttttaggaaataaaaatcaaattcctcaGCACTTAACGTATACAAGGGCTGGTATTTATGCAGACTGCGGTCTCTGGAAATTTTTATGCATTGTAGGGACGTGTTGGGTGTTTTCCCTTCCCTTCCCTGCAAGGCTCCAACCGGTGAGCACTAGAACTGGAAAAGCTCGTATAAAATTGTATAGCCGCCTTTGttgattttcttttcatttccctTTCGTTTTTAATTCTTTTCATTTCCCTTTCGTTTTTACTTTCTAATaccaaacataatatttaaattatttctgTTAGAAAAATAATAGTTAATATTCTTTTGTTTAATGTTTTTTTCCCACCCATTCTTGCAAACATGGTTTGAGATCAAGTTAATTAGTTTCCTATACATGGTGAACTTTCAATTCTCaacttttaatataataaattgaaattgaaaaaaatacttttaagataATGAAAGACTTCAGAATTCAAACATCTCACCTTTCAACTCTACCAATGAACAATGTTTTGTCGTTACTTTTTATTATGTTCCAAAATAATcgttaattatatataaaaaaaaagtaacttAATACAATCAAGGGATTCAACATGTGATTAGTTTAAGGTTGGAAATTTTGCATGGATAGAGATGAAGGAAGAAGTGAATTATATTGAGAATGCTGAATGCATATCAGATGAGAAAAGGTAAAAGCATAAATCGCAATCAAGGCGGTCGCGGGAGAGCTGAAAACTGGGCTAGAATGGTAAAGGCTGTccttttaaattgaattgattgttggTATTTGGCCTTTGCATGCCATGCCTGCCTGGTTGGCAAACTACAACTCCTTCCCCTCGGTTTTCATGATCCAGGGTACCTGTTGCAGTAGAGAATGAAGGAGAGAGAAAGTTGGCACAAACCAACGATGAAAACAACAAATATTcttagaaaaaataaaacaaaataatcaatCTTGAAAGTGGTGTTGGACCAGGGATTAATTGTTTGTTTTTctgaataataatttaatttataattaattttgtatgtATGTAGTAGGTGATGGAGCTAGTTGGAAGTGTGATGGAGATTCATTTTTACGATTATCATCATGAATGCGATGTTTTTCTTGAACCTTCATATGGTCCTGCCTGACTCCTCACCTGCTCTTGCTTTTGGACCTCTACATTTGTTATCCCCCCCTCCCCTTTTTTCTATATCTTTTTGGGTTTTACCATTATGTAGTGTTTTATACTTTTACTGGCTGCGACTCCTTTATATTACCATTCATAAATTTGATTACCATCGTCAAATACTGGCATCCCATTCAGTCTTGTATCTCAAGACGAattcaataattatatatttgaaaagaAACAGAAATTGCTATTGACCAATGGAAAAGCACGCAAAATCAAAcaagaaagataaaaaattacCCTGAGTTAATATGCTCACCTATCACGCAGTCCTAAATTCCTCTACTTTACTGGAGCTAGCAATAACATTATCCATAGATAAAATGTCAATAATACAAGGAGAAACATCAAAAGTATCAAGTGCTATAGACAATAAGGCCACCTTAGACaaacaatattaaataatatttaaaaatgtatttattatccacatttaaatttataattaccTTCAAACAATCCGATTTTACAATCATTTTATTTACTCACATCTCCAAAATATTAATATCATAATAAATCAACTGAGCAAAATATATAcaaattgactctttaaaaattGTCATATCAACATTACACTTAACCCAACCTTCTCTTGGTTTCTTTCTGTAGTGTACCGAGCCGAATTGAAGTTGTTGCAGTGTACCAAAAGTCTCCCATGAAGCTCTCCAACTCTACAAGAAATTGTCAGCAAACATCTCAATTTGAGAAGCAACTAAGTCGACTTTAACAAAGGAAAATCTTAgatatcaaataaatatatttagataGTGTAATACAAAGGCAAGTTATGTAAGTCGATTTTAATcgtgaatataaaaataaacaatacaataGGCATTTGAGTTCCTAACATTAAACAAATTAAAGTATCAACACATTGATTGGTAAATAAGAAGCTAATTAACATAGTCATGCAATCATCAATAATAGGACCAAGCAATAAACTCTTTGAAGAAGGACTATTAATAAGATAAATAACAACAATAGCATCCAATTCAACGATAATAAGAGAAGTATGTAGACTTTTAGCAAGTAAAAGACCATCCCTTGGTGTCTAAAGTTTAGCAACCATGTTAGTCGTGCGGACTAAGTATCTATGGCAGCCAGCAATCTATTGTCCATTGTATAAAGTATAATAGCACTCGCTCCTGGAGCACCCGAATTGTTCACTGATGAATCATCACAATGGAGCTGTTTAAATCACTCTAACAGTGACGGTGACCATTTGACATGAATGATACTTAACAAACCTTTATTCTTTATATTCATGTAGAGAGTAAAGCAGTCAGCGGCAAGAGaaataattttagaaatgaaCAGATTCTCATTGAAAGGcttgtaaaagaaataaaaaatgatagCATTTCCGGGTATGGAGGAAGAAGacaatgttagattttattaaaataaatctacaatataacttaataaacatggatctgtcatgtcaaatcattaagaataaatcaagaacaaaactagatgcggaaacGTACTTGAATTCATGGATTTCTTGAAACTTTATGGaacttggggatttgatcttccaaattagcccacaagaaattcagagaatatctactctctctttcctaatgatgggatattagaaaagatatcttgtgtataatttggggaccataaccctaatatttataacattatcatattagttctaatcaaattctaattagcccatcattaattagaatttgattagaagagAATCTACACATgttttgacccatactttatttaataattaaaaacctaataaaagtctaaccaaattagatcacttttaatttgggctaacctatcataatagtaaataataacatgtaattatccttattatatatgtgatgtccaaatttttcgaaaagaataaaattttagaaatcagatTCCGTTTAAACCAATCATCAAATGGAAGATTCCAACTAGTAACGGAAAGCAGTCTCAAAGTCTAGCTATAATGTTGCAATTCCCTAGAATACCAGGGTTGGTTTCAGGGTTAGTATTGCAGAAAGGACAGTAGTTCCTCTTGTTCGCAGTAAGGTTCTTGTAGGCAGATAATTTCCAAAGTTTCCCAAATGAAAGTGATATTAGGGGTAAGTTTGAGattataaatattcaatttccaaCATAAAATTTGAGGCCGAGGTGCGTGCGTGctgtttttcaattttattttttaaagatttcaGTCGTGTcagattgcaaaaaaaaaaaaaaacttcttgtTCATTATGCTTGTAATTTCTTGtcgttaaattttattttaatatatcaagTGAAAAAAAGCGGCtaaaagtattataaaaaatctttattttatattttttagtctttttattataaaaatagacaaattaattattataagtttagATGAGTGAGCAAAACAGTTCATTTGTTAATATTGTACCATTAAATGTTTGTTTTGatgtttatatataatatataataataaatttaacctttaacgtttacacatttattcaattgtACTCGTACTCTTAaagtaaattagaaaatttttaaaattaataaggtTAAAGGGTCAAAAAGACCTTagtaaacaatttaaaaaaaagtcaattaaacccttttaaaatttaaaaattattaacaaaatcataaaattataaacaaaatttgaTACTGACCAACAAATTCAAAATCTAATcccaatttttctttaaaaatttaatttaatgggtcaatattgttattttttaataaaagagtagagattaaataaaataataggatcaaaatgaataaatatataaagattgatggctaaatttattataataccttatataaataccaaaataaatatttaacggTGCAATGGAGCTATTTTGCCCACTCACGAaggattaatttactcattttttcaGTAGAAGAGTTAAAATGCAATCGAGAATATAGTATTTTTTATCGAAAAAAACATTATGAGCTTATAACGAGGTATGTTTTGTTTATGGGCTAAAAATTTTTATGAGAAAAGCCTTGTAACATCATTTTGGGCTTAAAAACCAATAATACATTCTATTGAACTTAAAACCCAACTCGTTTTACTGATTGAAATTGAACCAACCTTCGGCCTCCAACTTTTGCCTTCAGCGCGCCCTCATTTTActgattaaaaatgaaaatacgCCACTAGACTAGTGAATGAATTATTTCAGTTAAACTTGAAATGGTAGatggtgaaaaataataaaattggtcAAATGTTACGAGCAAAATTGTAATCTTTTAGGTTGTTACAAGTAGACTCTAATTCtaattaatatgaataatatattGGTTAATAaacttttttagtattttttattgttatgattttataatctatatttaTAGTTTGTGGTTATTGTTCTTTCGTCAAttacctttaaaatttaaatttatgttttttatttaaaagtacaATATATTTTACTATTACATCAAATATTTGTTGATTGTACaataaaattaataatcaaaACATATTCTAATTTTAGTAAGGAAAAAAAGTTAgaattttattttcgtttttaattttaaaaaaataaaaaaagttaaaaaaatttacgttttgttgaaaattttaaaatataaaaataaatttgtttatttaacaattttcaaATAGTATTTCAATTCTAATCCTTATAAATACTTTTTTCAAATATTCTAATTAAAACCAACAAAAGGAAAAAGGCGTATCCAGTTCCATAATTAACAGTGGAATAGGAGTAAAGTCTACGCCTGCCAAAGTCAAACCTTGACTGACTTTTCAGCTTCAGCCCACCTTTTAGCAATCCAAACTTGACCTCTTTTTTTTCTGCATTATTTTTCTCCGATGTCATGCTCGCTGTGAAATGACATCACCATCCTATTCGGCTGCCGCTGCGGCGGAGTCCATCCACCGTTCCCTCGCAGAACTctcttcctcttcctcctctGATTCCTTCGACAACTCCCGCCGCTTCACTGCCTTCGCTTCCCGACTCCACCTCCTTCTCAACCACCACTACTTCCTCAACTCCGACTCTCTCTCCCCGGCTCTACAGACGGGTCTAAAAGGAATCGCCTCTGATCTTTCCAAAGCCGTCCTTACGGTGTCGGTTTACCGTAAACGAAGCAAGATCTTCGTCCTTATCAACTGCAAATCTCTTTCTACTTCTCTCCAACAACACTCCTCCGCCATCGCTTCCTGGCTCGCCTTGATCGAGTCTTCTCTCTCCGATGATCTCCCCGATCTCCGCAAGAAAACCTCTGATCTCTCTCGTGACATGAAACTATCTCATTTCGCCGTATAAAAATCTCACCAAATCCTTTccttcaaaatataatatttttcttaaaatttaaccgtaattgtttctttttctttaggTTACCGAAAATGAGGAAAGACTACACCGTACCCTACAAAAGGAGGGAGAAGGAAGGCAAACTAGCAAAGCAGTTCAAAGCGCCATAATAATGGATTTAGCGAGATGTTTAGGAATAGATTCATGTAATTACGAGGAGTTAATTAATCAAGTTAAGTTGTTTAAAACGGATTTAGCAAACTCAAATTCCGTTTCCGAAAGACGGATTTTAGTTTCCTTAGAAAAGATTTTAGGCAGCTGGTCAGCAGTTCCCGGAATGTTAACTTTAAAGGTTGACCGTGATTTTGAAGAAGACGCTCACATTTTACCGTTTAAGAATTTTTTGTGTCCGTTAACTAAGGAAGTGATGAAAGAATCTGTTGTGTTAGAGTCATCTCAGACTTATGAGAGAAGCGCAATTGAGTATTGGTTCGAGAGGTGTTTGGAGGATGGAAGGGACCCGACTTGTCCGGTAACGGGTGAGGTTTTGAAGTCGTTGGAGTTGAAACCGAATATTGGTTTGGCGGGTGCTATTGAGGAATGGGTTAATAGGAATGTTGAGATTGAGGTGAAGTGCGCGGTGGAGCAGCTAAGTAAGGAGAGTATGGAGGCAGAGGGTGTTGAAAGGGTGTTGGATGTGGTTTATAAGATATCTGAGGAGCATCCTTCGAATTGGTTTCGAGTTAGGAATGCTGGGCTTGTGGTGATGATTGTTAATTTGCTAAGGAATTCTTCAAAGAGTATTGGAACTGTTTTGAGAAGTAAAGCTCTAATGGCTTTGCTTAGCATGGCTAAGGATGAAGAAAGCAAGGTTAGCACTTCATTCTCTCTCATCTTCTCTATCAATTTAGAAAGTATGAACTAGAATGTGATAGAAAAAGTGTTAGAATTTGGTTGAATTAAGCTTTCCTTATTTGCATTTAAGATTGGCACTGAATCACATCTATGTTTGGTTGACTTATGTCTTCGCAAATGATAAGAGTTTGTTTCTCACATGAACAAAGATGATGCAAGTAAGTAAATTGGTATATGAGTAGTTAAGGAAATGTTGAAGTAAACACGTCGTGTTGGATGGAATTCCCAAATGTTTGCCTTCATCTCATTTCGAAATTTCCAAGTCACATTGTTTGTTTTCTATTCTCTCATACGAAAATGAAAGTAGAATATTTGCCTgcattttttatgtatattttatgcTTATCTTTGTCAAAGTAAGTCTGTTACTTCtttattaaaggaaaaaaaagggcCATGTAAAGCATTACAGAGTCTAGTCTCTAATATTGTGTCattattaatagaaaataatgCTTGAAGAGGGCATCACTAGGTTCGCCATACATAGTCTGATTGGAAGCTCAGAGAAAGAGAGGGAGTATGCTGTGAAGTTACTACTAGAGTTCTCTAGTGATGAAGCTTGCTGCACTAGAATTGCTTCAGAGAAGGGTGCATTAGTTCTTCTGTCGAGCATGGCTGGAAATCTAGAGCATCCTGCTTTAGCCAATGTGGCTGAGCAGGTACTGACGCGAATGGAGGTTGCTGAGGATAGTGTTCAGAATTTAGCAGCTGCAGGAAGATTTGAACCCTTGCTCAGTAGATTGCGTGGAGGTATGTCTTATGCTAACTCATTTACTTGAAGAAGAATTTATGATGCTATATAAATTTGAAGGTGCTCTTTTACTTTGAGCAGGACCTGATGATATTAAAATAGAGATGGCTTCCATTATTGGGAGAATGACCTTGACGAATAACAGTAAAGAACAAATTGCCCAGCAATGTGCTCAAACACTAGTTGAGTTGTTATCTAAGCCAGAGGGAAGAACGCCAAGCTTGCTAGCGTTAAATAACCTGTCAGGGTTGGATGACAATGCAACCATTCTTGTCGAATCTGCTGTTCTTCCTGCATTAGTATCTATTCTCTTACAAAACCAAGGTGCTTTACAAGAATGGAAAGAATTTGCTGCATCGATAATTGCAAACATAGTATCAAAACCTGGCCACTGGGAATTAGCTTCAATTGATAACAAAGGGAACTCAATGCAGTCAGAATCAGTAGTTTTTAGTCTTGTT
The sequence above is drawn from the Gossypium hirsutum isolate 1008001.06 chromosome A05, Gossypium_hirsutum_v2.1, whole genome shotgun sequence genome and encodes:
- the LOC107959200 gene encoding U-box domain-containing protein 44; this encodes MTSPSYSAAAAAESIHRSLAELSSSSSSDSFDNSRRFTAFASRLHLLLNHHYFLNSDSLSPALQTGLKGIASDLSKAVLTVSVYRKRSKIFVLINCKSLSTSLQQHSSAIASWLALIESSLSDDLPDLRKKTSDLSRDMKLSHFAVTENEERLHRTLQKEGEGRQTSKAVQSAIIMDLARCLGIDSCNYEELINQVKLFKTDLANSNSVSERRILVSLEKILGSWSAVPGMLTLKVDRDFEEDAHILPFKNFLCPLTKEVMKESVVLESSQTYERSAIEYWFERCLEDGRDPTCPVTGEVLKSLELKPNIGLAGAIEEWVNRNVEIEVKCAVEQLSKESMEAEGVERVLDVVYKISEEHPSNWFRVRNAGLVVMIVNLLRNSSKSIGTVLRSKALMALLSMAKDEESKKIMLEEGITRFAIHSLIGSSEKEREYAVKLLLEFSSDEACCTRIASEKGALVLLSSMAGNLEHPALANVAEQVLTRMEVAEDSVQNLAAAGRFEPLLSRLRGGPDDIKIEMASIIGRMTLTNNSKEQIAQQCAQTLVELLSKPEGRTPSLLALNNLSGLDDNATILVESAVLPALVSILLQNQGALQEWKEFAASIIANIVSKPGHWELASIDNKGNSMQSESVVFSLVVLLLVTSSQCQASILRILYGMASSPQAAESVAMHIKSSEDGINTIFHFLEYPDVEHRIYAFKLTRILTERFAQDLAHEVKHSDKLLLFKEKLLDNQSTESEKSDAACVLANLPLSEDEVKTVLEASFVKWIVMNLKKEQCISNGRTSQPTSSMEEGLLGLLLHFTRSLDQETISVVKEHQLMTIFCEQLSFPAKPRVKQLAAVGLMNLSEAGRMLAAPDSEPPAPKGFCASLIFMCRRASPEPSNCPIHNAPCEYNSQLCLLKSNCIRPLVDLLHDEDANVQIAAIEALSTLVLDTSRGYKRAVDELEKQDVIAAVIELFTEIRPGVLQERALWMIERTLRVDSPAHRHSLNQSLVRALVEALKHGTANAKRHAQDALTNLKEISGVSAKASSQSRPQR
- the LOC107959204 gene encoding gibberellin 2-beta-dioxygenase 6, yielding MSNLESYPPVFRQLKASTPPQLAELNNNSNSMGDTTQVSSSVDIPLVDLECLSLEKLGEVCKEWGIFRLVNHGIPPSLLSKLEEHVKRVLSLSFESKQALLTNPLSYFWGTPLLTPTGDALRGALNINWLEGINVPLCHLQQFESGDPKLHDFRHYLEEYGRHLSRIATTLFEAMVKNLNLGPKQSESSLDESTGFIRVYRYPSGSLADETWGMMEHTDSSVLSIVNQDQVGGLEFLKDNEWLLVNPISGTLVVNIGDMLQAISDDQYMSVKHRVRTNKLAERFSICYFVFPAKGSVICSSKYKPFTYTDFQQQVQHDTKTLGYKVGLQRFKLNAAV